agcaacaaccacagccacagcaCAAGCGGGCCAAGTTAAAACGCAGCCTGGCATTGCTCTTGGGCAAGGGCAGAGCACGACAAACGCCAGCAACAtcggcaactgcaacagcatcGATGAAGCaattgccgttgccgttgccatgtCCGCCACCAATTTCGATGAcaccgcagcaacagcatcagtatttgctgctgcaacaacaacagcgacgaTATCGGCTGCTCTACCAGCAGACGGCAATGGCCACCACTTCGACGACGATGAGCAGCActctcagcagcagcagcttgaTCTGAGAAGCTCATCCTCGTCGCCatcaccgccaccgccaccgatagcaacaacaactacagttAACAGTCAGCAATTGCATGAAGTCACCAATAATAGCAACAGTTATGCGTTGCCCCTCAAGGAGACGCACATTTATACGCCCTCGAAGTCGGACACGGTGGTGGCCAAGACGACAACGCTGGCGCCCATTGATTTTGACTACGAGATTGCCTCGGCTGGCATCATTATTGACGAGACGGTTGTCAAGAAGGAATATCGCGATGTGGAGTACAAACCGCCGCCCTTTGGCCTCGACTCGCCCAGCAAAGTGAATGTAGctggaaaaacaacaacagaggaTGATGATTTCAGTGATTTCCAATCTGTGTCTGCCATCAAGAATTCGGCTCAGTTGCAGCCGCCACGCAATGGCACGCCCACTTTTGGGGAGCATATGATACTCAGTCCGGCCATATTGCTGCCACAAAGCATTCCGTTGGCCAAGCCGAGCATCGAATGGGGCGACAATGCATTGGCCAGCATCAATGCCGAGGAATTGGCTCGCATCGAAGAATTGTTTTCACATCAGTACAAGCCGCCCACGATAAGTGCAACGGTGGCGCAACAGTCGcccaagcaacagcagcagatggagcagcagcagcaacaggaggaTGACGATTGGTCTGACTTTGTATCCGTGCccgtgcaacaacagcagcagcagcagcagctacaacaaaatAGCCACAACAATAATGTAGTCAATGTTCAGAAGCCGTCACaaacagctgctgcagctaAAGAGGATGATTGGTCGGACTTTGTGAGCAGCACACCATTGTCCGCTGCGCTCAATTCACGTGCTGCGCCTCAGTTCAATTCAGGCGCCTGGCATAGTGCCAACTTCTACAATAATCCAATGAGCCTctatcagcaacagcagcagccacatgGACACAGCAATCTAGTGCCCAAATACCAaagcaataaaagcaacagcagcaacaaccacaacaacaacaacaatgttgctGCCATACCACAGCAGATACATATGATGCATGACTTCTCCACGgtgccaacagcaacaccatTGGCAACACCTGCAACttatcagcagcaacatcatcagcatcaccagcaacaactgcagcagcaacaacaacagcagcagcagcaacagcaacctcATCGTCAACAATTTCACTTGGGCAATGCAAAGGTGGCGCCACGAATCTCTTTAATACCCGATCTGAGTTTTGTGGCACCGGCATTGCCCACAAATGCGGGTGCATTCATGAGTTCGCTGCCCAAGCCCAGTTTTAGTGCCAAGAAATGACACAAGTTGCGGccacagcaaaagcaaaagtcgGCAATGTTGCTAGTGCCGCCGCCACGCCCACTACCAGCCGAGGCAAGCATCTTGACGTAGGCAACGCGTCCTCCTTGCAGTCGTCAGTATTATGAATCCGtcttgatattattattttttgctaaataaGTCAACAGACTAGAAGATTGTGAGAGAAAAGTGTGCGTAATGTTGctctttgttattgttaaaatgtttgtgtatactcgtatgtgtgtgtcattgttgttgctcttgctgtttgttgatgttgtcgttgtcgttgttagtCTTGGGCTGTAGTTGTTAGTCGAAAGCAATGGATAAATCGACGGAAAGATGAGTAAAGATTTCCTTAgtgcaatatttatatacatttttaattttttaatttcttgataAATTAGCTGGCCCGAATACTTAACTTACTCAGCAAATTTAGTACTAATATGTGTGTGATTAAAGAAAGTTATTGTAGTATCAATATATTTACCTCTCCATTTAGCTGTGGTCTGCGCTTTGTGGCTTAGGGAGGGACTTCAATTGTTTTCGCTTGTTTTCCCCTATTAGTTTTACCCAAACTAAATATATAGAGATGTTAACTTTGTATTTCCCAGTTTAAGGCCAGGATTTGGGGATAAATTAGAAGTCCTTTAGTCAAGTTCATTCACTTCTACTTAAGCCATTCCAAAGCGAGATACTCCAGGTCGTTGGCCCAAAATGAAACCCGCCGCCTAAGCGACacttattgaaataaatatataaatacatattatatttatatactgtgtgtctgtgtgtaaaTGATATAATGTAATCGAATTTGTTACGATATTATAAATCGCGTGCATTCCAAGAGTAGTCATATAGTATGCCATGATCTCCCAAGTGAAACAAAGAACAAAATCGGATTCACACTTTGTGTTaatgtttcatttatttattttgcttaatgtttttgttttcttttgttttttatctgCTTGtgagtgcatgtgtgtgtgtgtgtttgtgtatgaaagtaaaacaattatttgtaataaattataactaaATTGAATCGATGATCGTAGACGTAGACTTAATTGTAAACTATGcatttgtgtatgtgttttttgttttatgttttattttgctaacAAAGATGAAAAGTAAAACCCTAAAATGAACATGGACATGATAAAATTATGATGGTTTTGCTGCTTCATTTGAATtacaactaataaaataaatgtattatgtgctacaaattatatatatattatacaattaaTAGATAATGTACTGTATTGTATAAATATGCgcagatttaaaaataaaatgaaatcataattgacaaatattttgttattgtttatttaataatttgaaccAAGTTGTCTGCAATACAATCTTGCATTGATTTACTTATCAATAGGATTTCCATGGATACAGGGCGGGAGGATATGCTGCTGCATTTAATTGGATTAATGTGTGATTTTTGTTGGAGGCATGCTGGGAGGGATTCATTGGAGTTATTGAAACCTGCTTAAAGTCTACATCAAACATGCGGCTCACTTTTGCCTGAGGAAGCTCAATGGGAGAAGTAAGTGTCTCTCAGGAAGTAGTTGTTGCCGAAGGACGCTACAGAAAGccttgtgtgtgtttgtaaatGGATTTATAATGccataattataatcatatttttaatctaGTCAgaacttatttttgttttttttttctctttttttttgaattgtttttttgttttgattgggATTGACGAGCGAGGTGCACGGGGTGTATATAGATAGCACTATGGCAGTAAATAGtacataatatgtatatatataataattagcAATACAATATTTCATATCTCTaatctatataaatagtaTGTACGTTCATTATAAATGTGAATGCAATGTTAATGTCATAATCATCAGCATACGGCTTCTTCAACTTCTTCTTCTAAATGTTTAACAGTTTCAATTCAATCAATGCATCATACTCTTATCGATGCCTTAACACAAAGTAAAAACGTTaacaaatccaaaaatatGAAGTGACACATTATCAATTACGATATTTTGCACTAACAGTTTTTAGTTCATCTTCAACTTCTtcggtttcatttttttttctcttgcttttcaattttcatcaaaGAATATCTTagctaatatttattatgtaattaGGTAATGATAGTTGCTCCTTGCAGGCTCAAAATGCCAGCCATGGATGATGCAGTAGCGATTCCTTGGAACGATCGCCATAATCGTAAGTCAGTTCCTCTCCAGGCTCAATGTCGTCCTTGGCCAATAGCACTAGATGCGGCCGCTGTTTGATAACAACGACTTTTGTCATTAGATTCCCGTTGCGCGAGTGATTGATGAGCCGTCCCAGCTTGCCGGTGTCCACGGTGGCATCAATGCAGTACTGTTGGTTTTTGTGCTTAAAGTAATACATGTAGCAGCCGGCATTCTCGTCCAGGGCATAGCGACGCTCGCGGTCTGCAGCCTCACTGATGGCAATCAGATCGCCAACATATTCGACAACAAACTCGTTCCGCTTGAAGAGACGCTTGGCAACAACGCCACGCCCCTTGCCCACAAAGTGGCGCACTTGTAGACCCTCACAGCGCTCCTCGAGTACAGCTTGCTCCAGATTGCGCATCATCTCCTCCTTGACAGCCGTTTTGGTCTTGCGCACGCTGCGTCGCACGGGAAAGAACTCGGTCAGTTCACGGTTACCGTTTGTCGCTGCCAGCGGCTGTGACTTGCCCGCCAGTGTCTTGGCCTTTGCTGTCTTGGATGGAGCCTTTGGCTTGACTGCCGCCGCAGGCACTGTCGTTGGCTTGAGCATTACTTTAGCTTTGTTCAGATTCTCACGCTCCTCGGCAGCTTTGAGCAAGGCGTGGACATCATCCtcgtcatcctcatcatcatccaatacaacgacaacatcaTCATTTGGCGTGGCACTTGGCTGCTGGTAAGGCGCTTGTGGCTTTGGCTGATTCAGTCTTCGTCGCGACTTGCAGGCAACTGTTGCCGCCAGCTGTGACTGCAGTTTACGTGGCGACTTTCTGGGCGACTGTGCCTCGCCGCCCTTCAACAGTGTGGCGTCTCGCGGCATTGTTTTGATGGGTGAGGGGCAGAGAATGCGATGCGGTGTCGCGGGCTTACGTCGACGCATGCCCGCCACTGCAGGCGATGTGCCCGTCTCTATCCCCGTACCCGTGCCCGTTCCCGTCGTCAGGCTGCAGGCGACTCCACTGTCGCAGGAACTGCTGTCATGTTGGTCCAATTCGAAGCCGTTCAACGGCTGCACGAGCTCACGATCATTCTCATGATCATGATACTGCATGTGACCATTGAGCGTGACAATCTGATTGAAGCGACCATTGAGCATGGAGGCACTCAGCACAGAGGGCGGTGACGAGAATACGGCATTAGCCAGCTCAAAGCTTTTGTTTATACGGATGCTGGAGGCTTTGGTGGGTGTGCGATCGATGTCCAGCGTCAGCACTGGCTCCTGCAGAAATATATTATCTGATGTggcagcgctgctgctgctgctgctatgcGTCGAACTGTGACTGTCCCTCAATCCCGAGCGATGCATGTGTATATCTGTTTGTGTGGctatgtctgtgtctgtgtgtgcgaaGTTTAAGCCAACATCAGAGCCAACTTCCAAGTCATCATTATGCTGATATGCTGGTGAGCTAGTGCTTGTGCTGGTCGACGGGGATGCCATGGAATGTGCATCGTACATCAGCGACTCCTCCTCCAGATCTTCCGCCAGGGCAGCacttattgttattgtctttTGCTCTTCggttgtggttgtggctgtcgttgtggttgtagTTGCCATTGTTGTCTCTGTTGGTAGTGATAGAATTGTAGTCATTTTCTTGGCATGTGCGCTTTTAGCTGCTGCATTCGCTCTGAAAAAGTTCTCGATGGTGCGTGTTTGCGAGCGCGTTGCCAGCGGAACGCCTGTGCGAGCGAGGAGGGAGGAAGGGGGTGGAAAGTGGGTAAGTGCGACAAACTAAAGTTAACctcaaaatgtgaaaatacTAACCAATTGTGCGGCCAGTATCAGGTTTTGTTGAGATACTACTGTTGTctttgttggtgttgctgttgttcatgTGCGGATTATTAACCGCCTTGAGATTTTCATTGCCTTTCATAAGGCGGCAGTCTTTTCGCTTTGGGCTCGCAAAATATTGATCATCCAGGAGATTATTGGTGGCCGCCACGGCGTTCATTGGTTCGCCATTGAAGGGCACCGCCGTCAGCGCCTCGTCATTAGCAGCTGCAACGCCGTCGGAGGTTACCACCATTAGTTCGGGCTCTTTGGCGGGACGAGCGCGTCTACGGACCA
The genomic region above belongs to Drosophila innubila isolate TH190305 chromosome 3R unlocalized genomic scaffold, UK_Dinn_1.0 2_E_3R, whole genome shotgun sequence and contains:
- the LOC117790971 gene encoding histone-lysine N-methyltransferase PR-Set7 isoform X1; amino-acid sequence: MMMVRRRARPAKEPELMVVTSDGVAAANDEALTAVPFNGEPMNAVAATNNLLDDQYFASPKRKDCRLMKGNENLKAVNNPHMNNSNTNKDNSSISTKPDTGRTIGVPLATRSQTRTIENFFRANAAAKSAHAKKMTTILSLPTETTMATTTTTTATTTTEEQKTITISAALAEDLEEESLMYDAHSMASPSTSTSTSSPAYQHNDDLEVGSDVGLNFAHTDTDIATQTDIHMHRSGLRDSHSSTHSSSSSSAATSDNIFLQEPVLTLDIDRTPTKASSIRINKSFELANAVFSSPPSVLSASMLNGRFNQIVTLNGHMQYHDHENDRELVQPLNGFELDQHDSSSCDSGVACSLTTGTGTGTGIETGTSPAVAGMRRRKPATPHRILCPSPIKTMPRDATLLKGGEAQSPRKSPRKLQSQLAATVACKSRRRLNQPKPQAPYQQPSATPNDDVVVVLDDDEDDEDDVHALLKAAEERENLNKAKVMLKPTTVPAAAVKPKAPSKTAKAKTLAGKSQPLAATNGNRELTEFFPVRRSVRKTKTAVKEEMMRNLEQAVLEERCEGLQVRHFVGKGRGVVAKRLFKRNEFVVEYVGDLIAISEAADRERRYALDENAGCYMYYFKHKNQQYCIDATVDTGKLGRLINHSRNGNLMTKVVVIKQRPHLVLLAKDDIEPGEELTYDYGDRSKESLLHHPWLAF
- the LOC117790968 gene encoding PHD finger protein rhinoceros isoform X1 — translated: MVNVPPPLLCSTPPPIDFGEDDDDSGLQSTLHLEDGDGDADEFSEYGLVTETHEVSLSTKVPSIPELPISTSEHIAQPLAPELSNGHSNSSVTAKPTVEAFNYQVKAPQFDAYEQEMPPPLPEIDDPEDFDKPNEEQEAEAEEETNTNDNIPSLKLDSLSLYSSESISPTCTLSPVADEQATKAPVLCHQVTLEDVTDDSDEECSPKKPKELFIPEGADDFFAIEIVATPTLQQVPAALSNQIPNVEHTFAAFQETPPVDISQPSTNVNGVDEDVDDDDDFGDFADFSEAPAPVESRRPEPVMSNDDGFDDFQDFATPSTTTVEAATVENNDDDDDFGDFSEPSFVSVEAAVTPVLATPGLPQPPPPAATVLNITERVKPVLDLMFPNHEASSAQIAAKQTPLAEVQSLHFGAIEQAHALDYQWVSSEMQHSLVRSLGIDSRNILFGDKWNSSMPRFAANLSYDPLKPLKPLSAANTAASSVLDTTSSWQSPNNNNNNSTLQSLEGLEATTAATTTATAQAGQVKTQPGIALGQGQSTTNASNIGNCNSIDEAIAVAVAMSATNFDDTAATASVFAAATTTATISAALPADGNGHHFDDDEQHSQQQQLDLRSSSSSPSPPPPPIATTTTVNSQQLHEVTNNSNSYALPLKETHIYTPSKSDTVVAKTTTLAPIDFDYEIASAGIIIDETVVKKEYRDVEYKPPPFGLDSPSKVNVAGKTTTEDDDFSDFQSVSAIKNSAQLQPPRNGTPTFGEHMILSPAILLPQSIPLAKPSIEWGDNALASINAEELARIEELFSHQYKPPTISATVAQQSPKQQQQMEQQQQQEDDDWSDFVSVPVQQQQQQQQLQQNSHNNNVVNVQKPSQTAAAAKEDDWSDFVSSTPLSAALNSRAAPQFNSGAWHSANFYNNPMSLYQQQQQPHGHSNLVPKYQSNKSNSSNNHNNNNNVAAIPQQIHMMHDFSTVPTATPLATPATYQQQHHQHHQQQLQQQQQQQQQQQQPHRQQFHLGNAKVAPRISLIPDLSFVAPALPTNAGAFMSSLPKPSFSAKK
- the LOC117790971 gene encoding histone-lysine N-methyltransferase PR-Set7 isoform X2 — its product is MMMVRRRARPAKEPELMVVTSDGVAAANDEALTAVPFNGEPMNAVAATNNLLDDQYFASPKRKDCRLMKGNENLKAVNNPHMNNSNTNKDNSSISTKPDTGRTIETTMATTTTTTATTTTEEQKTITISAALAEDLEEESLMYDAHSMASPSTSTSTSSPAYQHNDDLEVGSDVGLNFAHTDTDIATQTDIHMHRSGLRDSHSSTHSSSSSSAATSDNIFLQEPVLTLDIDRTPTKASSIRINKSFELANAVFSSPPSVLSASMLNGRFNQIVTLNGHMQYHDHENDRELVQPLNGFELDQHDSSSCDSGVACSLTTGTGTGTGIETGTSPAVAGMRRRKPATPHRILCPSPIKTMPRDATLLKGGEAQSPRKSPRKLQSQLAATVACKSRRRLNQPKPQAPYQQPSATPNDDVVVVLDDDEDDEDDVHALLKAAEERENLNKAKVMLKPTTVPAAAVKPKAPSKTAKAKTLAGKSQPLAATNGNRELTEFFPVRRSVRKTKTAVKEEMMRNLEQAVLEERCEGLQVRHFVGKGRGVVAKRLFKRNEFVVEYVGDLIAISEAADRERRYALDENAGCYMYYFKHKNQQYCIDATVDTGKLGRLINHSRNGNLMTKVVVIKQRPHLVLLAKDDIEPGEELTYDYGDRSKESLLHHPWLAF